In a single window of the Mustelus asterias chromosome 3, sMusAst1.hap1.1, whole genome shotgun sequence genome:
- the LOC144491807 gene encoding G-protein coupled receptor 35-like, whose translation MEEFENKDVNLKIVGDDFEPALSVYWHVLKIQKLQQLWDDWTQGHMVSKGLSRVLGFTISPSAGSLGHPCVRLLWIFNYEVLTRFDYLVASSILWGPISGLKSVNVDTAAQGAVSILRCNEDTAETVLPQYTMPGSGHSSGHFEKRSADRSDLVVSSSSLIVWVGKISAALAASLEKETLGMVLQRAVLSRGMNCTANSSQDKSAWSHQVVMLVFSLPTICIGLVLNGVAFCIIWCKIKQRTKSTIYMSNLIISDILLLFSLPFKIYAYYVRQEWPLGKRFCQLLESFCFVNTYASILLITLICVDRYLAIKHPFLSRAISSPRKTALICAGIWVVVGPGSTHIYLSSNSPSCFYDLSPEVWSLDFIAALEVLFLTCASLMMFCSLQIIRRLKVTANQSPRDWTDKSTKIILSNLLTFLVCFTPYHTGLLLYSLATNGFLWDRYCEPLRSALHICLYLANVNCCLDAIYYFYGIKELFQSNSRPAPNSSIQMTTCELIADLTTPPLLNS comes from the exons atggaggaatttgaaaacaaggatgtgaatttAAAAATTGTTGGGGAcgattttgagcccgcactctccgtctATTGGCATGTGCTCAAAATCCAGAAA ctccagcaactgTGGGATGACTGGACCCAGGGGCACATGGTCAgcaaggggctcagcagagtcctgggcttCACCATCTCTCCAAGTGCTGGCTCCCTGGGACATCCCTGTGtccgcctgctgtggatcttcaactATGAGGTGCTCACcc gtttCGATTATCTTGTGGCCAGCAGCATACTTTGGGGACCCATCTCTGGGCTGAAGTCAGTGAATGTTGACACCGCTGCACAGGGGGCAGTTTCCATTCTTCGCTGCAATGAAGATACCGCGGAAACTGTTCTGCCGCAATACACTATGCC AGGAAGTGGGCATTCATCGGGCCACTTTGAGAAGCGCTCGGCAGACAGATCCGACTTGGTGGTGAGTAGTTCATCGCTGATAGTCTGGGTCGGAAAAATCTCAGctgctctggcagcatctctggagaaagAAACGCTTGGAATGGTCCTCCAGAGAGCAGTTCTGTCCAGGG GGATGAATTGTACAGCCAACAGCTCCCAGGACAAATCTGCATGGTCACATCAGGTGGTGATGCTTGTGTTTAGTTTGCCGACGATTTGCATTGGGTTAGTACTGAACGGAGTGGCGTTTTGCATAATCTGGTGTAAGATAAAGCAGCGGACCAAGTCTACCATCTACATGAGCAACCTCATCATCTCGGATATCCTTCTACTCTTCTCCCTGCCTTTCAAGATCTACGCTTACTATGTGCGCCAGGAGTGGCCGCTGGGGAAGAGGTTCTGCCAGCTGCTGGAGTCTTTCTGCTTTGTCAACACATACGCCAGCATCCTGCTGATAACCCTCATCTGTGTGGATCGCTACTTGGCCATCAAACACCCTTTCCTGAGCAGAGCCATCTCCTCCCCCAGGAAAACGGCGCTGATCTGCGCCGGCATCTGGGTTGTGGTGGGTCCAGGAAGCACTCACATCTATCTGAGCAGCAATTCCCCCTCCTGCTTTTACGACCTCTCGCCAGAAGTGTGGAGTCTGGATTTCATCGCTGCCCTGGAGGTGCTCTTTCTGACCTGTGCCTCCCTCATGATGTTCTGCTCGCTGCAGATCATTCGCAGGCTGAAGGTTACAGCCAACCAGAGCCCGAGGGACTGGACGGATAAATCCACCAAAATCATCCTGTCCAATTTGCTCACTTTCCTGGTCTGCTTCACTCCCTATCACACCGGGCTGCTGCTGTACTCTTTGGCCACCAATGGCTTCCTCTGGGACCGCTATTGTGAACCACTGCGGAGCGCCCTGCATATTTGCCTGTACCTGGCCAATGTCAACTGCTGTTTGGACGCCATCTACTATTTCTACGGCATCAAGGAATTGTTCCAGTCAAACTCTCGGCCTGCCCCCAATTCGAGCATCCAAATGACCACCTGCGAGTTAATAGCGGATTTGACCACACCCCCCTTGCTCAATTCTTAG